The following are from one region of the Salvia splendens isolate huo1 chromosome 2, SspV2, whole genome shotgun sequence genome:
- the LOC121768705 gene encoding uncharacterized protein LOC121768705 yields MASSMKSCLLLSLAFSISIHATFAEVICENLPENLCAFAVATSGKRCALESYKGEGTGNVVEYTCTTSEVVVAERLAGRIESDQCVAACGVDRSSVGISSDAFMMPEFISSLCSPSCYQNCPNIVDLYFNLAAGEGVFLPALCEKQRSNPHRAMLELLSSGGAAPATVDDSFAPAPAPSSYY; encoded by the exons ATGGCTTCTTCAATGAAATCGTGTTTGCTTCTTTCCCTCGCTTTCTCCATTTCCATTCACGCCACTTTTG CTGAGGTGATCTGCGAGAATCTGCCGGAGAATCTCTGTGCCTTCGCCGTCGCGACGTCGGGGAAGAGATGCGCGCTCGAGAGCTACAAGGGCGAGGGAACCGGAAACGTCGTGGAGTACACGTGCACGACTTCCGAGGTGGTGGTGGCTGAGAGACTGGCCGGACGCATCGAGTCCGACCAGTGTGTGGCCGCCTGCGGCGTCGACCGCAGCAGCGTCGGGATTTCCTCCGACGCCTTCATGATGCCGGAGTTCATCTCCAGCCTCTGCTCGCCGTCCTGCTACCAAAACTGCCCCAACATCGTCGACCTCTATTTTAACCTTGCCGCAGGCGAAG gTGTGTTTTTGCCGGCACTATGTGAGAAGCAGAGATCGAACCCACACCGTGCGATGTTGGAGCTTCTTAGCAGCGGTGGCGCCGCCCCTGCTACGGTGGATGATTCCTTTGCTCCGGCTCCGGCTCCATCAtcttattactaa